From Lagenorhynchus albirostris chromosome 10, mLagAlb1.1, whole genome shotgun sequence, the proteins below share one genomic window:
- the GMNN gene encoding geminin — protein MNHSMKQKQEGIQENVKSSPVPRRTLKMIQPSTAGSLVGRENELVKSLSKRKHWNDQLISKTSSSGVVTDPEHSENKNLGGVTQEAFDLMITENPSSQYWKEVAEKRRKALYEALKENEKLHKEIEQKDNEIARLKKENKELAEVAEHVQYMAEIIERLNQEPLDNSESPDSQEFDSEEETGEDSEVEDSEIGTCAEEVVSSSTDAKPCV, from the exons ATGAATCACAGTATGAAGCAGAAACAAGAAGGAATCCAAGAGAATGTAAAG AGTAGTCCTGTTCCAAGAAGAACTCTGAAGATGATTCAGCCTTCTACAGCTGGATCTCTAGTCGGAAGAGAAAATGAG ttGGTTAAAAGCTTGTCCAAACGGAAACATTGGAACGACCAGTTAATATCTAAGACTTCCAGCTCTGGAGTTGTTACTGACCCAGAacacagtgaaaataaaaatcttggaGGCGTCACCCAAGAAGCATTTGATCTTATGATTACag aaaatccaTCCTCTCAATATTGGAAAGAAGTGGCGGAAAAACGGAGGAAGGCTCTCTATGAAGcacttaaggaaaatgagaaa CTTCATAAAGAAATTGAACAAAAGGACAATGAAATTGCCCGCCTGAAGAAGGAGAATAAGGAATTGGCAGAAGTAGCAGAACATGTACAGTATATGGCAGAGATAATAGAG AGACTGAATCAAGAACCTCTGGATAACTCTGAATCACCGGATAGTCAGGAATTTGATTCTGAAGAGGAAACTGGTGAGGATTCTGAAGTAGAAGACTCAGAAATTGGTACATGTGCTGAAGAAGTTGTCTCTTCCTCTACAGATGCAAAACCGTGTGTGTGA